The nucleotide window TGGTGCCAACTGGGGTCATACATCATGTCTCCTTGTGGGGCACAGCATACCCAAGGTTTAATCTCTTGAGAAATGCTCCCCTGGATGTCATCAGCATCTGCACAGTTTCAAAAGACAGattgaaggaaagagggaaaaaaatgtctaGAGGTAAGAAACTtgcaattattttaataatagacacacacacatacacacacacctctcctTTCCTGAGGACATGCAAACAAGTCATTCTATACAAAGAAGCCGTTCTGCTTAGTCAAGGTTCTCTGAATAGAAAACACAAGGACAGCTGAGCACTTCCATCTGCAGATGCTCAGCTCAGAGGCTTtagaatgttctttttaaaacaaatcaaCACACCGTGGAGTCGGtgagatttgtttttaattttaaaaaagcagaaatTCCAGAGCTGGAACAAAGGTGAGGCTGAGCTCATGCATGTGATCCACTTCCACGCCTGCGTTCGTGGCAGCACACAGAGTGTGAGCAGCTCCGGCTCAGCCCCCAGCCGCTCCCAGACACTCCGGACCTACCGTAAGGATTGCCTTGGTCTGCCTTCAGCTCCAAGTCCCAGTCCTCATTAAAAAGATCAGCAGCCTGTTCCATGGGGGGGCAGGGTGGACCTTCCGACAGCTCCCAGCCATAGTCATCCCCATCAGCCTCCTTGTCCACTGCAAAGCCTTCCTCGTCAGAACCTGGGGCCTCAGCAGGAGGAATATCGGGAGGGATGCTCTGGGCTCCACTGGCTATCAACAAAAGGAAGTTTTAGAAACTGATGAACTGGAGATCTGCTCAGACGGTTGGAACGTCTCTGGTAGCCCTTTTCTGTGAGGGCCAGTAGATCTACAGACACAGCTCTGTAGTTCTTGAGCACTTGTTGAGTATTTAGCTTACTTTTTGAAAAGGGGGCTGGTCATTTCCTTCCAGCAAGATGCTTGTCATAAACAAGCCCCACCGAGTGCAGAGGGCCTTGCACAAGTGACATTTCCAGGTAGTTTACAATGAACCCAAAGGCCTCTGGCAAATTTGTACTTCTACTATTCAAGCCTGTCTTGACAAGCTCTTTAAGGCTTGTTAGATGTGAGTCTAAGTACAAAGGGAAATGAGAGAATGGGGCTCATCCGGTCCCCCATGTTCTTCCTCCTCAATTCACTAAAGCTATTTATTTAACTGATTCCTCAGTAACTCAAACACGGAATTCCATTTATCACTATACAGC belongs to Meriones unguiculatus strain TT.TT164.6M chromosome 4, Bangor_MerUng_6.1, whole genome shotgun sequence and includes:
- the Coprs gene encoding coordinator of PRMT5 and differentiation stimulator isoform X2, producing MDPQAAAGPGPGGPSAREAPSAEAAFATSDLTGQETETEMAMDRLGNGAQSIPPDIPPAEAPGSDEEGFAVDKEADGDDYGWELSEGPPCPPMEQAADLFNEDWDLELKADQGNPYDADDIQGSISQEIKPWVCCAPQGDMMYDPSWHHPPPLIPHYSKMVFETGQFDDAED
- the Coprs gene encoding coordinator of PRMT5 and differentiation stimulator isoform X1, producing MDPQAAAGPGPGGPSAREAPSAEAAFATSDLTGQETETEMAMDRLASGAQSIPPDIPPAEAPGSDEEGFAVDKEADGDDYGWELSEGPPCPPMEQAADLFNEDWDLELKADQGNPYDADDIQGSISQEIKPWVCCAPQGDMMYDPSWHHPPPLIPHYSKMVFETGQFDDAED